In Nocardioides cavernae, a single genomic region encodes these proteins:
- a CDS encoding DNA glycosylase AlkZ-like family protein, with product MQLRVTRSQALAWRMRRQHLLAGAADPTEVVRTLAAVSVFGSDPDLSVRRRLASPGEPGEVQRALTDGRLVRTFSFRGSVQVMAPETAGAYLALRSAGRQWALRSWVEHYRLAPDEWPDLRAVVREVVASGPVPPQAVADVLAGHQRFAHLAKEFAQPNHTFLKPFAWQGDIVLGPDLFGPLELQSPALAPGWAGVPDLEEAGPRAVLEYVDAYGPTTPGLVDHWLGGGLSAGRKRLERWWREVEGDLVEVDVEGEARWHLASRVDDLGTTRPEPTVVLLPGKDDWVMGPGTQDTWVVPAGHRTSMTRGANPVLVDGVVAGTWRVRADVLEVDAPASAGLAAEATRLRSLLGADLDLRTP from the coding sequence GTGCAGCTGCGGGTGACGCGGAGCCAGGCGCTCGCCTGGCGGATGCGCCGTCAGCACCTGCTCGCGGGCGCGGCCGACCCGACCGAGGTCGTCCGGACGCTGGCGGCGGTGTCCGTCTTCGGCTCCGACCCCGACCTGTCCGTACGCCGTCGGCTCGCGTCGCCGGGCGAGCCGGGGGAGGTGCAGCGTGCCCTGACCGACGGCCGGCTGGTGCGCACGTTCTCGTTCCGCGGGTCGGTGCAGGTGATGGCGCCCGAGACCGCCGGCGCCTACCTCGCGCTCCGGTCGGCGGGACGGCAGTGGGCGCTGAGGAGCTGGGTCGAGCACTACCGGCTCGCTCCCGACGAGTGGCCCGACCTGCGGGCGGTCGTCCGCGAGGTCGTCGCGTCCGGTCCGGTGCCACCGCAGGCGGTCGCCGACGTGCTCGCCGGGCATCAGCGCTTCGCCCACCTGGCGAAGGAGTTCGCGCAGCCCAACCACACCTTCCTCAAGCCCTTCGCGTGGCAGGGCGACATCGTGCTCGGCCCGGACCTCTTCGGCCCACTGGAGCTGCAGAGCCCCGCGCTGGCGCCCGGGTGGGCCGGCGTGCCGGACCTCGAGGAGGCCGGACCGCGCGCCGTCCTCGAGTACGTCGACGCCTACGGCCCGACCACGCCGGGGCTCGTCGACCACTGGCTCGGCGGCGGGTTGAGCGCCGGCCGGAAGCGGCTGGAGCGGTGGTGGCGCGAGGTCGAGGGCGACCTCGTCGAGGTCGACGTCGAGGGCGAGGCGCGCTGGCACCTCGCGTCCCGGGTCGACGACCTCGGGACCACCCGGCCCGAACCGACGGTGGTGCTGCTGCCGGGCAAGGACGACTGGGTGATGGGCCCGGGCACCCAGGACACCTGGGTCGTGCCGGCCGGGCACCGCACCTCCATGACGCGCGGGGCCAACCCCGTGCTGGTCGACGGCGTCGTGGCAGGCACGTGGCGGGTCCGGGCCGACGTGCTCGAGGTCGACGCCCCGGCGTCGGCGGGGCTGGCG
- the resB gene encoding cytochrome c biogenesis protein ResB — protein sequence MTDLQPDLRQRPSDDRQATALPSDLTARELARWSWRQLTSMRTALVLLLLLALAAIPGSVIPQENIDSLAVSQWRDDHPRLAPIWDRLDLFSVYGSVWFAAIYILLMISLVGCIIPRLFVYYRALRAKPPKAPRHLSRLPESTSYTTDEDPDAVLARAARVMKGRRFRVLYVEGESDAVAAERGHLREAGNLVFHLAVIVVLVGVAAGSLFGYKGGVILLNGDDYGFSNNLTQYDDFAPGALFDPDVMEPFSFSITDFDVDWLTEGKRAGMAREFVAKLDYTTEPGGEDKTYDLKVNHPLSIGGTDVFLIGHGYAPVITIRDGEGEVAKSGPVVFLPTNAQTFESFGVVKAPFAKPGQIGLEGAFYPTFAMGRDADGNLTMPASVFGEALDPLISMSLWTGDLGLQDGSASSVYVLDKADATQVTKPNGQPYRMDLRPGETATLPDGLGTVTFDGLQRWNKIQVSRSPGSLVALTGVVVALLGLLGSLFVRPRRMWVRARRQDDGTTLVEVARLDRSSGGDPEDGAAELGEVVAALHEETGVKTDSNRKDES from the coding sequence GTGACCGACCTCCAGCCCGACCTGCGGCAGCGGCCCTCCGACGACCGTCAGGCGACCGCGCTCCCGAGCGACCTCACGGCCCGCGAGCTGGCCCGGTGGTCGTGGCGCCAGCTCACCTCGATGCGCACCGCGCTGGTGCTGCTCCTGCTGCTGGCGCTCGCAGCGATCCCCGGCTCGGTGATCCCCCAGGAGAACATCGACTCCCTCGCCGTCAGCCAGTGGCGCGACGACCACCCGCGGCTCGCGCCGATCTGGGACCGCCTCGACCTGTTCTCGGTCTACGGCTCGGTGTGGTTCGCCGCGATCTACATCCTGCTGATGATCTCGCTGGTGGGCTGCATCATCCCGCGCCTGTTCGTCTACTACCGCGCCCTGCGCGCCAAGCCCCCGAAGGCGCCCCGCCACCTCTCGCGCCTGCCGGAGAGCACGTCGTACACCACCGACGAGGACCCCGACGCCGTCCTGGCCCGAGCCGCGCGCGTGATGAAGGGGCGGCGCTTCCGCGTCCTCTACGTCGAGGGCGAGTCCGATGCGGTCGCCGCCGAGCGCGGCCACCTCCGCGAGGCCGGCAACCTGGTCTTCCACCTCGCCGTGATCGTCGTGCTCGTGGGTGTCGCCGCCGGCAGCCTGTTCGGCTACAAGGGCGGCGTCATCCTGCTCAACGGTGACGACTACGGCTTCTCCAACAACCTCACCCAGTACGACGACTTCGCCCCGGGCGCGCTCTTCGACCCCGACGTGATGGAGCCGTTCTCCTTCAGCATCACCGACTTCGACGTCGACTGGCTGACCGAGGGCAAGCGGGCCGGGATGGCGCGCGAGTTCGTCGCGAAGCTCGACTACACGACCGAGCCGGGCGGCGAGGACAAGACCTACGACCTCAAGGTCAACCACCCGCTGTCCATCGGCGGCACCGACGTCTTCCTCATCGGCCACGGCTACGCGCCGGTCATCACGATCCGCGACGGCGAGGGCGAGGTCGCCAAGAGCGGCCCCGTGGTCTTCCTGCCGACCAACGCGCAGACGTTCGAGTCGTTCGGCGTCGTCAAGGCGCCGTTCGCCAAGCCCGGCCAGATCGGCCTCGAGGGCGCCTTCTACCCGACCTTCGCGATGGGCCGCGACGCCGACGGCAACCTCACGATGCCGGCGTCGGTCTTCGGCGAGGCGTTGGACCCGCTCATCTCGATGAGCCTGTGGACCGGCGACCTCGGCCTCCAGGACGGGTCGGCCTCGTCGGTCTACGTGCTCGACAAGGCCGACGCCACCCAGGTGACGAAGCCCAACGGCCAGCCGTACCGCATGGACCTGCGCCCCGGCGAGACCGCGACGCTGCCCGACGGCCTCGGCACGGTGACGTTCGACGGCCTGCAGCGGTGGAACAAGATCCAGGTCAGCCGCAGCCCGGGTTCGTTGGTCGCGCTCACCGGGGTCGTCGTCGCACTCCTCGGCCTGCTGGGCTCGCTCTTCGTGCGCCCGCGCCGGATGTGGGTGCGCGCGCGCCGGCAGGACGACGGCACCACGCTCGTCGAGGTCGCCCGCCTCGACCGGTCGTCCGGTGGGGACCCCGAGGACGGCGCCGCCGAGCTCGGGGAGGTCGTGGCAGCCTTGCACGAGGAGACGGGCGTGAAGACCGACAGCAACAGGAAGGACGAGTCGTGA
- a CDS encoding DUF4229 domain-containing protein has translation MKEFVVYTAMRVVLFVASFGVVVGVMALVFDGRYNLFWAVILAFLISGIASYFILNRQREAFAQRVESRASRASAAFEERKAREDQD, from the coding sequence GTGAAGGAGTTCGTTGTCTACACCGCCATGCGGGTCGTGCTGTTCGTGGCATCGTTCGGTGTCGTCGTGGGCGTGATGGCCCTCGTCTTCGACGGCCGCTACAACCTCTTCTGGGCCGTGATCCTCGCCTTCCTTATCTCCGGCATCGCGTCCTACTTCATCCTCAACCGGCAGCGCGAGGCCTTCGCGCAGCGCGTCGAGTCGCGCGCGTCCCGGGCGTCTGCGGCCTTCGAGGAGCGCAAGGCGCGCGAGGACCAGGACTGA
- the ccsB gene encoding c-type cytochrome biogenesis protein CcsB, whose product MTDAQWEVFSYEAVIAAAVLYFLAMLAYFFELATLRTASKEVEPVSVGADGHGASNAVAVDQEPAPSRRGEVAGRLGLVLTVFAVLVHFVALVARGLAADPNRVPWGNMYEFTISGTFVVALIFVLATLRIDIEWLGPLVTTFVVAALMAAFLGLDDAVLPLPDALNSPWLVIHVVSAVISTGAFTLGALLSGLYLVKARSSATTGYLARVPEPKVLDRLSYRMHAFGFPVWTFAVLITGPIWAHQAWGAYWNWDPKEVWAFITWVVYAAYLHARATAGWRGRNAAILALVGAATLWFNFIGINFFSSSSQHSYAEGAAPEMSVVLGLAGPVEVAQEVGVVVGADHPRA is encoded by the coding sequence GTGACCGACGCACAGTGGGAGGTGTTCAGCTACGAGGCGGTCATCGCCGCCGCGGTGCTCTACTTCCTCGCGATGCTGGCCTACTTCTTCGAGCTGGCGACCCTGCGCACGGCGAGCAAGGAGGTCGAGCCCGTGTCCGTCGGCGCGGACGGACACGGTGCGAGCAACGCCGTCGCGGTCGACCAGGAGCCCGCCCCGAGCCGCCGCGGCGAGGTGGCCGGCCGCCTGGGTCTCGTCCTCACCGTCTTCGCCGTCCTCGTGCACTTCGTGGCCCTCGTCGCGCGTGGTCTCGCGGCCGACCCCAACCGGGTGCCCTGGGGCAACATGTACGAGTTCACGATCTCGGGCACCTTCGTGGTCGCGCTGATCTTCGTGCTGGCCACGCTGCGGATCGACATCGAGTGGCTCGGGCCGCTCGTCACGACCTTCGTGGTGGCCGCCCTGATGGCGGCGTTCCTCGGCCTCGACGACGCGGTGCTGCCGCTGCCCGACGCGCTCAACTCGCCCTGGCTCGTGATCCACGTGGTGTCGGCGGTGATCTCCACCGGCGCCTTCACCCTGGGTGCGCTGCTCTCGGGGCTCTACCTCGTCAAGGCACGCTCGTCGGCGACCACGGGCTACCTCGCCCGCGTGCCCGAGCCCAAGGTCCTCGACCGGCTGTCCTACCGGATGCACGCCTTCGGCTTCCCGGTGTGGACCTTCGCCGTCCTGATCACCGGTCCGATCTGGGCGCACCAGGCGTGGGGGGCCTACTGGAACTGGGACCCCAAGGAGGTGTGGGCCTTCATCACGTGGGTGGTCTACGCCGCCTACCTGCACGCCCGCGCGACCGCGGGCTGGCGCGGTCGCAACGCGGCGATCCTGGCGCTGGTCGGTGCCGCGACGCTGTGGTTCAACTTCATCGGCATCAACTTCTTCAGCTCCAGCAGCCAGCACTCCTACGCCGAGGGAGCCGCGCCGGAGATGTCAGTCGTCCTCGGGCTTGCGGGGCCGGTCGAGGTTGCGCAGGAAGTCGGGGTCGTCGTCGGGGCCGATCACCCGCGGGCGTGA